The following are from one region of the Silene latifolia isolate original U9 population chromosome 9, ASM4854445v1, whole genome shotgun sequence genome:
- the LOC141601853 gene encoding uncharacterized protein LOC141601853, whose translation MATSSTPSTTSLGKDSWLRSVMDKCILKDDGSNFLEWESNIKSAALSDNVLTYLTDAPPIEPGARASSAVRTAHDDYVRMLNDIKNVLIWSISPNLKLSCISLNAYEIFTRMITMFSQTPKVRQYDAAARFFEAKLERGQKVGPHVLKMVEYVDILERLGCKIPKTLVVDRILHSLPTKFAHFRVNYNMNGMDKSYHEIHALLTQAERDMEASGSEKGDVLTMKLKNMSLGVKKGKGKEKSQFKKSSKKIDKEKGKAVVNGNPKAKSVKLSEAECFHCNGKGHYRRSCPKYLEDLKEGRVTPIGMISSLCDRR comes from the coding sequence atggcaacttcatcaactccatcgactacttcactaggcaaagattcatggctaaggtccgtaatggacaaatgtattttaaaagatgacggtagtaactttcttgaatgggaatccaacatcaaaagtgccgcgttgtccgacaatgtgctcacttacttgaccgatgctcctcctattgagcccggtgcaagagcttcatcggcggtgcggaccgcccatgatgactatgtgaggatgttgaatgatatcaagaatgtgttgatatggtcaatatcgccaaacctcaagctatcatgcatttctttaaatgcttacgagatattcactcgtatgatcactatgttttcacaaacacctaaagtccgtcaatacgatgcggcggcacgcttctttgaagctaagcttgagaggggccaaaaggttggtccccatgtccttaaaatggtcgaatatgttgacatcctagagcgtctagggtgtaagattcctaaaactcttgtggtggatcgtatccttcactcactccccaccaagtttgcccactttagggtaaactacaacatgaatggtatggataagagttaccatgaaattcatgcactcctcacccaagcggagagggatatggaggctagtgggagtgaaaaaggagatgttttaaccatgaagttaaagaacatgtctcttggagtcaagaaaggaaaagggaaagaaaagtcccaattcaagaaatcgtcaaagaaaattgacaaggaaaaggggaaggccgttgtgaatggcaatcccaaggcaaaaagtgtcaagctctccgaggccgaatgtttccattgtaatgggaaggggcattataggaggagttgtcccaaatacttggaggatctcaaggaagggcgtgtgacgcctattggtatgatttcctctctatgtgatagacgttaa